The nucleotide window TAAAAAAGACCCTTTGGGAATTACTTTTCTCGGAATTAAAAAACTGAATGCTTTAAACATCAGCAAAGATTTTAAGCTTGAAGACAATTACGTTGTTACCAAAGACGGAAAAAACCTCCTCCTTTTTATTGAACCGAAAAACAAGAGCAACGATACTAAAAACAACGAAACATTTGTCAATCAGTTAAACGAAATCAAAGACAACCTCAACAAAGAATTTAAAGGAAAAACTGAACTGAGTTATTTTGGTTCGCCAGTGATTGCGGTTGCCAATGCCCAGCAAATCAAGAAAGATATTCAAAACACGGTCATTATTTCGATGACGGTTTTACTGATTTTGTTGATTTATTATTTCCGAAATTTTTTCACTCCGATTATCGTTTTCCTGCCGACTTTATTCTCTGTTTTATTGGCGTTGATGGTTTTGTATTTTATTAAAGATAAAATTTCAGCCATTTCCTTAAGCGTTGGTGCTATTTTAATTGGAATTACGATTGACTATGCGCTTCACATTCTCACGCATTACAAGCACAACAACAATATTGAAGAGCTTTACAAAGAAATCACCCAACCGATTATTCTGAGTAGTGCGACTACGGCAGTTTCATTTTTATGTTTGGTTTTTGTGCGTTCGGAAGCTTTAAAAGATTTGGGACTTTTCGCATCGATTACGGTTCTATTTTCTTCTGTTTCAGCTTTGATAATTGTCCCACAACTGTATCAGCCGAAAGAAAAAACAGATACATTAAACAGCAACTTCATCGATAAAATCGGGCATTATCCTTACGAAAAAAACAAGCCGTTGATTATCGGCTGTTCGCTTGTGATTATTGCGTGTTTGTTTGGCTTCCGTCACGTGGGTTTCAATGAAGATATTGGCGACTTAAATTACATTCCGAAAGAATTAAAAATCAGTGAGGCGAAACTTGAAAAACTGTCAGATATCACCTCAAAATCCATCTATACGATTTCTTACGGAAACTCGGAGGAAGAAGCTCTCGCCAGAAATTCAGACTTAAGTACATTTTTAGAAAAAGAAAAGAAGGATGGCAAAATCTTAAGCTACAATTCGCTTGGAAACGTTGTTTTATCTAAAGAAGACCAGCAGAAAAAAGTAGCAATCTGGCAAAATTTCTGGAACGCGAATAAGAAGAACTCCACAATTTCTGAATTGGTTTCGAATGGGAACAAATTCGGTTTCAACAGTTCGGCTTTTGACCAGTTCAGTGAAAATTTAAATAAAACCTATCCTACTTTAAGTCTCAAAGATTACGAAAAAATAAAAGCGCTTCAAATCTCAGAATTTCTAAGTCAGGAAAATGGTTTTTACACCGTTTCGAATGTGGTAAAAGTAGACGAAAAGAAAAGAGATGCCTTCATCAAAGACATTGAAAAGAAACACGACGCCATCGCAATCGACCGTCAGCAGATGAATGAGAACTTTTTGGGATTGCTGAAAAGAGATTTTAATACCTTGATTAATTACTCTCTGTTGGCAATTCTCCTGACCATTATCGTTTTCTTCAGAAATTTTGAACTGACTTTACTGACGATGTTTCCGATTGTTTTAACAGGCGTTGTGACGGCGGGAATTTTATATTTCTTAGGATTAGAACTCAATATTTTCAGTACTGTTGTCTGCACATTGGTTTTCGGGGTTGGTGATGACTTCAGTATTTTCCTCACGAAAGCAATGCAGAAAGAACATACGACAGGAAAAAATGAACTTCCGACGTACAGAATTTCGATTATTTTGGCAGTCTTCACCACGATTTTATCTATCGGTTCTTTAATTTTCGCAAAACATCCCGCATTGCATTCTTTAGCCTTAGTCGCTTTGATTGGAATGCTTTCTGTGATTATCATTACCTCAACTTTATATCCGTTTTGGTTCAGGTTTTTAATTATCAACAGACAGAAAAAAGGCTTGTCGCCGATTACGCTCAGACTGTTTTTTCATTCCGTGATTCTGTTTATTTATTATGGTTTAGGCGGATTGATGTTCTCTGCGCTTGGAAGTGTTTTCGTGAAAAATGCGAAAGGGAAAACTTTGGATATCATCAAATTGATTTTGGCCAAGTTTATGAAATCGGTGCTTTACGGAAATCCATTTGTGAAGAAAAAAGTCATTTCAAATCCGAATGAAGATTTCAGCAAGCCAGCGATTATCATTGCAAATCACACGTCGTTCCTCGATACTTTGGCGATTGGAATGACAACGCACAAAATCGTTTATCTCGTGAACGATTGGGTCTATGATTCGCCTATTTTCGGAAAACTCGTGAAAGCGTTGGGCTTTTTCCCGGTTTCGCAAGGCATCGAAAATGGGAAGGAAAAATTGAAAGAAAAGATTGACCAAGGTTATTCGCTTGTTGTTTTTCCGGAAGCTGAAAGGTCTTATACCAATGACATCAAACGTTTTCACAAGGGTGCATTTTATTTGTCCGAAGAATTTAGTTTAGACATTTTGCCGATTTACATTCACGGGAATTCTGAGGTTTTACCGAAAGGCGATTTCATTATTTATGATGGAAGTATTACGGTGAAAGTTGGCGACAGAATCAGCAAGGATGATTTGACCTTCGGAACAACTTACAAAGAACGAGCTAAAAATATCAATGTTGATTTCCGAAATGAATTTGCTAAACTTCGAAACGAAATTGAGGACGAAGATTATTTCAAAAAGAAACTATTCCTGAGTTTCCTTTACAAAGAAACGGAAGTTGTGAAGGCTGTGAAAGCTGATTTCAATGAAAACAAATCGGTCTATTTTGAATTAAATAAATACATTCCGAAAGACGCCACAATCCTTCACATTGCTGATGACTACGGGCAAAAAGACATTCTATTGACTTTGCAACAAGCGAGCAGAAAAATTTTCACGTTCATCAAAAACGAAGAAAAAAGACAAATCGCAGAGAATAATTATCTGGTAAAACGTAGAAAACTGAATTACATCAATGGAATTTCAAACCTCGAAAAAGAAATCGACGTGTTGCTGATTTCCGACGATTCTTTCAATCTTTCTGAGATTCAGGACCTACCGAAAACGGTGATTTTCATCAATGGGAAAAATGCGTTTCCCGAGTCCATTAATTATAATTTAATACACAGTTCGGCATCAATTATGGTACTAAGACGAAAATAATAAAATTATTAATCTTATTTTTGTTACATATTAGTTATTAATGCAGAAAAACATACTTGTCATATACTATTCTCAAACCGGACAATTGGAAGATATTGCAAAAAATATCGCCCATCCGTTTGAGAACAATGCAGATTACAACGTCATCTACTACAACATCCGACTCAAAAAGGATTTTCCTTTCCCTTGGCCAAGTGATGTTTTTTTCAACACTTTCCCAGAATCTTACCTTCAAATCCCAAGCGAAATCTATCCGCCTTACGATGAGGTTTTGAACACCAAATTCGATTTGATTTTGTTCGCTTATCAGGTTTGGTATCTCACGCCGTCAATCCCAATCATTTCATTTTTGAAAAGTGGATTTGCCGAGCAGATTATGAAAGACACGCCAATCGTTACCATCTCCGGAACGCGAAATATGTGGATGCTTTCCCAGGAAAAATTGAAAGTCTATTTGAAGAATATGAACGCCAAATTGGTTGGAAACATCGCATTGGTCGATAGACACGACAATTACACCAGCGTTCTTACCATTTTGCGATGGATGACCACTGGACAAAAAGAAAAATCTGGAATGTTGCCTTCCGCCGGCGTTTCAGACGAGGAAATCAATGGTGCAGGGAAATATGGCGAAATCATCAAAGGATATTTGGACAAAGGCGATTTTGCCAATCTTCAGCCCGATTTAGTGAAAAATGGCGCGGTGGAAATCCGTCCTTTTCTGGTTCGGGTAGAGAAAGTTGGCAATAAAATTTTCACTGTTTGGAGTAATCTGATTATCAAGAAAAAAGAAAAACGCCCTTTGCTGATTAAATTCTTTAAGGTATATTTGATGACAGCAATCTGGGTGATTTCGCCAATCGTATTGGTGCCACACATCCTATTGACGCCTATTTTGTGGTTCAAAAGAAAGAAACAAAGAGAATATTTACAAGGAATAAATTTAAAATAAATAATGAGTAACGTATATATCACCAAGTCCTCCACGTACTTACCAAATGACCCGATTTCTAACGACGAAATGGAAAACTACTTAGGATTGGTAAACGATAAACCATCCAAAGCCAGAGCATTGATTTTGAGAAACAATCAAATCAAAACAAGATATTACGCTTTAGACACCAACTCCAAACCGACACATTCCAACGCAGAAATCACGGCAAAAGCGATTGAAGGTTTGTTTGATGACAAATTCACAAAAGAAGATATGGAACTTTTGTCTTGCGGAACGACTTCTGCTGACCAAATCCAGCCGTCGCACGCCTCAATGGTTCACGGTGAGTTGAACATTGGAAAATCTGTGGAAATCAACACGTCTATGGGACTTTGCAACTCCGGAATGAACGCTTTGAACTACGGTTTCCTATCCGTAAAAGCAGATGTGAAAAACAACGCAGTTTGCGTAGGTTCCGAAAGATTTTCTTCTTGGATGACGGCGGACAAGTTCAACCACGAGGCAGAAAATTTGAAACTTTTGGAAGAAAGACCAATCGTAGCCTTCAAAAGAGAATTCCTAAGATGGATGTTGTCTGACGGCGCTGGCGCATTCTTGTTGGAAAACAAACCAAGAGAAAACGAAACGTCTTTGAGAATCGAATGGATTGATTTCTACTCTTATGCGCACGAAATCGAAGCTTGTATGTACTCCGGTTGCGAAAAACAGGAAGACGGAAGCCTGAAATCCTGGGCAGAATATCCAGCGGAAGAATGGTTGAACCAATCGATTTTCGCTTTGAAGCAAGACACAAAAATCCTTGACAAATATATTTTGGTAAAAGGTGCAGAAAGTTTGAGAACATCTTTCGACAAACATCAGTTGGACCCGGAAACTGTGGACCACGTTTTGGCGCACATCTCTTCTGGTTACTTCAAAGATGGATTGAAGGAGGAATTCGCCAATGTTGGATTGGATTTCCCTTGGGAAAAATGGTTCTACAATCTTTCCGAAGTTGGGAATATCGGTGCCGGTTCTATCTTCATCGCTGTTGAACAATTGATGAATTCTGGCAAATTGAAGAAAGGTGAAAAAATCCTTCTTTGCGTTCCAGAAAGTGGAAGATTCGCTTACTCTTGTGCACTATTGACGGTTTGCTAATGGAAACCAACTTACCAAATTCCGACAAAGATTTTGTAGAAAGTCTGATTCCACAACGATTTCCTTTTGTAATGGTTGGCGAAGTTTCCGACTATTCGGAGAATCACGTGGTTTCTGGATTTACAATTAAAGAAGATAATATTTTTGTGAGCGAAGGCATTTTCCAGGCTTCAGGTTTGATAGAACATCAAGCTCAGACTGTGGCTTTGCATACGGGTTACAAATATTTTCTTTTGGGTAAGGAATCGCCGACTGGTTACATTGGCGCCATCAAATCTGTTGAAGTTGACAGCTTACCGAAAGTAGGCGACCAATTGATTTCTGAAGCGACAATCCTAAACGAAATGATGGGCGTCACTCTGGTTGAAATCGTAACGAAAATCAATGAAACCGTAATTGCAAAATCGCAGATGAAAACTGTTGTGAAATAAAAAAAATAAACCACAAAAGTCACAAAAGAAAAAATTAATTAGTCTAAGTTCAAAAAAGACAGTTTTAAAACGATTATCTTTTTTGAACTTTTTAAAGATAAAAAATAGCAAAAGCTTTTGTGACTTTTGTGGTTAAAATAAAATATGGAACTGAAGGCCGACAACTTAATCAACATCCACAATTTTCTTCCCCATCGCAAACCAATGCTGATGGCGGATTACATTTTGGAATTGACGCCTGAAACCGTCATCACTTCTTTTGAAATCAAGACTGATAATATTTTTGTTTTAAATAATGAATTTGTTGAAGCTGGATTGATAGAAAATGTGGCGCAAACCTGTTCATCGATTCTTGGACAAAGTTTTTTCAAAGGTCCGGATGTGGAAACCAAAGTCATCGGTTTTATCACCAATATCAAAAAAATAGAGATTTTTGCGTTGCCAAAAGTGGGCGACAATATTATTTCCAAAGCTTCTCTGATTTCTCAGTACGAGAACATTTGCAACATTTTCTGCGAGACATTCATTAATGACAAATTACTCATCCGAGCAGAAATCAATTTGTTTATTCAGGAATTGAAAAATTAAAACCAATGAAAAAACAAGACATTCCACAAGACCAAAGTAATTTACAGTCAGCAAATATGACCGAAATGTTATATGTAACTGATGAAAATAACAACTACACCACTGCGCAAAGCATCGGATGGGAAGCCAAAAAAGCAGCCTTAGATGAATCGATGGCGCTCATTAACGAAAGAATTGAAGAAGCCAAACAAAATGTCGCCAAAAATATCTTGAGCCCCATCATCTATTTTATGGAACTCAACAAAATGGATTTGCAGGTTCTTGCAGCTTATGTGGGAAAGTGGCAATGGACAGTCAAACGACACGCAAAACCGAATATATTTAAGAAACTCAGCGATTCTACTTTGAAAAAATATGCCGACACGTTCGGAATTTCAGTAGATGAATTAAAAAACTTCAATGGTAAATAAACCTTTTAGGTTTCAAAAACTATAAGGTTTAATAAAATCCAGACTTATAATGAAGATCACTTTCGAACACCACCAGACAGCCCACTGCGAAAACGGTGTTGCCTCCAATCTATTACTCAACAAAGGATTAAAACTCAGCGAACCTATGATTTTCGGAATCGGTTCCGGATTGTTTTTCGTGTATTTGCCTTTTCTAAAAGTGAATTTTGCGCCGGGTTTCAGTTACCGACCAATGCCTGGAGCTATTTTCAGCAAAGCGGCAAAAAGACTGGGCATCAAAATAAAAAGAATAAAATTTTCAAATCCTAAGGAAGCTCAGGCTGCTTTGGAGAAAAATTTAGAACAAAATATCCCGACTGGTTTACAAGTTGGTGTTTTCAACTTGACTTATTTTCCTGAAGAATATAAATTTCATTTCAACGCCCACAACTTAGTGGTTTACGGAAAGGAAGACGGAAAATTCCTCATCAGCGACCCTGTAATGGATTTCGCAACAACGCTGACCGAAGCTGAACTTGAAAAAGTTCGTTATGCCAAAGGTGCACTCGCTCCAAAAGGTCATATGTACTTCCCGACACACATTCCTGAGAATGTTCATCTGGAAGAAGCCATCAAAAAAGGAATTAAAGACACCTGCAAAAATATGCTCGCTCCTGTTCCGATTATCGGAGTAAAAGCAATGCGTTGGGTGGCGAAAAGCATCCCGAAATGGGCAGAGAAAAAAGGCACAAAAGTGACCAACCATTATCTCGGACAGTTGATTAGAATGCAGGAGGAAATCGGTACCGGCGGTGGCGGATTCAGGTTTATTTATGGCGCTTTTTTACAGGAAGCCTCAGTGATTCTTAAAAATGACGAGTTGAAAGAATTATCTAAAGAAATTACTACAATCGGTGACCTTTGGAGAGACTTTGCCGTGGATATTGCAAGGGTTTACAAAAACAGAAACTCGAAAAGCGATATTTATAATCAGCTTTCAAAATCGATGTTGCATATTGCAGATTTGGAGGAGGCGTTTTACAAGAAATTGAGAAAAGCGATTTAAACTTGTCAATGTAAATTTTCTAAGAAGGCAATGTAGAAATTGATGAAAAGATTATATCAAATAATTATATTTTCTATTTTCTTTACATCGTGTAAAGAAGAAAAGTATAAGTATGATATTTCGGACTTTCGAACTGAATTAAGACCTTCTTTAAAAAGTCTTTCAAAAGAAAAATCACTTCCATCTAAAGATACGATTGCAAGAAACTTTATAGAGAAAAATGCAACAAAGAAAGAACTAATAAAATTGATGGATTCAAACAGTCCATTATTAAGGGTTATCGCATATAGAACAATAGTAAACAGACAGGAACCTGAATATTTTGATTTATTAATAAACCACCTGAGTGACACAGCGAAAGTGAATTGGTGGTATTACGAGGACGCAGGAAACAATTTTTATGTTTCGGACTTAATGATTAGAAAAGCTCACGATAAAAATGGTCTAACTCCGATTCAAAAAAAGCATTTGGTAGAAAAAGTCTTGATGGAACATCCTTATTTAGAAACTTCTACTTGGATGATTGACGATATTAATCCAAATGAAAAATATTATAATTTAATTAAAAAAAGAGCTGGATTAAAAAGCGATGAGTGCGGAGAACAATTATCTGCCTGTTTTGCTTTAAGTAAATTTAAAAAGAAAGAAGATGTTAATGTGCTTTACGACGTTTTCAATCAAAACATTAAAAATGAATATTGTATAAATTGGATTTTTAGAAGTATCGAAAAGAATCCAAATAACAAATTCTTTCCAATTTTAGAGGACTATTTTAATCAAAAAATAAAAGGTAAACTTTCAGCGAAGGAGAATATATTTGATGATGTATTATATTTTTCGAGAGCAATAGCGGCATATAAAAATGACAATGCGTTAACGAT belongs to Chryseobacterium sp. KACC 21268 and includes:
- a CDS encoding MMPL family transporter: MHRFFIHLYYLIARNRILSVAVAMGIAFLCLFFASKINFEEDINQIIPKSEKSDLTAKVLKQLNFSDKIIVIIEKKSKDDNFQLSETADSFLEKTKPLEKYIGSVQGKVNDNEISETFDFVNQNLPLFLDENDYREIERKLNKDSIAKQVENNYVSLVSPTSLVTKDFIKKDPLGITFLGIKKLNALNISKDFKLEDNYVVTKDGKNLLLFIEPKNKSNDTKNNETFVNQLNEIKDNLNKEFKGKTELSYFGSPVIAVANAQQIKKDIQNTVIISMTVLLILLIYYFRNFFTPIIVFLPTLFSVLLALMVLYFIKDKISAISLSVGAILIGITIDYALHILTHYKHNNNIEELYKEITQPIILSSATTAVSFLCLVFVRSEALKDLGLFASITVLFSSVSALIIVPQLYQPKEKTDTLNSNFIDKIGHYPYEKNKPLIIGCSLVIIACLFGFRHVGFNEDIGDLNYIPKELKISEAKLEKLSDITSKSIYTISYGNSEEEALARNSDLSTFLEKEKKDGKILSYNSLGNVVLSKEDQQKKVAIWQNFWNANKKNSTISELVSNGNKFGFNSSAFDQFSENLNKTYPTLSLKDYEKIKALQISEFLSQENGFYTVSNVVKVDEKKRDAFIKDIEKKHDAIAIDRQQMNENFLGLLKRDFNTLINYSLLAILLTIIVFFRNFELTLLTMFPIVLTGVVTAGILYFLGLELNIFSTVVCTLVFGVGDDFSIFLTKAMQKEHTTGKNELPTYRISIILAVFTTILSIGSLIFAKHPALHSLALVALIGMLSVIIITSTLYPFWFRFLIINRQKKGLSPITLRLFFHSVILFIYYGLGGLMFSALGSVFVKNAKGKTLDIIKLILAKFMKSVLYGNPFVKKKVISNPNEDFSKPAIIIANHTSFLDTLAIGMTTHKIVYLVNDWVYDSPIFGKLVKALGFFPVSQGIENGKEKLKEKIDQGYSLVVFPEAERSYTNDIKRFHKGAFYLSEEFSLDILPIYIHGNSEVLPKGDFIIYDGSITVKVGDRISKDDLTFGTTYKERAKNINVDFRNEFAKLRNEIEDEDYFKKKLFLSFLYKETEVVKAVKADFNENKSVYFELNKYIPKDATILHIADDYGQKDILLTLQQASRKIFTFIKNEEKRQIAENNYLVKRRKLNYINGISNLEKEIDVLLISDDSFNLSEIQDLPKTVIFINGKNAFPESINYNLIHSSASIMVLRRK
- a CDS encoding dialkylresorcinol condensing enzyme DarA codes for the protein MQKNILVIYYSQTGQLEDIAKNIAHPFENNADYNVIYYNIRLKKDFPFPWPSDVFFNTFPESYLQIPSEIYPPYDEVLNTKFDLILFAYQVWYLTPSIPIISFLKSGFAEQIMKDTPIVTISGTRNMWMLSQEKLKVYLKNMNAKLVGNIALVDRHDNYTSVLTILRWMTTGQKEKSGMLPSAGVSDEEINGAGKYGEIIKGYLDKGDFANLQPDLVKNGAVEIRPFLVRVEKVGNKIFTVWSNLIIKKKEKRPLLIKFFKVYLMTAIWVISPIVLVPHILLTPILWFKRKKQREYLQGINLK
- a CDS encoding beta-ketoacyl-ACP synthase III; translation: MSNVYITKSSTYLPNDPISNDEMENYLGLVNDKPSKARALILRNNQIKTRYYALDTNSKPTHSNAEITAKAIEGLFDDKFTKEDMELLSCGTTSADQIQPSHASMVHGELNIGKSVEINTSMGLCNSGMNALNYGFLSVKADVKNNAVCVGSERFSSWMTADKFNHEAENLKLLEERPIVAFKREFLRWMLSDGAGAFLLENKPRENETSLRIEWIDFYSYAHEIEACMYSGCEKQEDGSLKSWAEYPAEEWLNQSIFALKQDTKILDKYILVKGAESLRTSFDKHQLDPETVDHVLAHISSGYFKDGLKEEFANVGLDFPWEKWFYNLSEVGNIGAGSIFIAVEQLMNSGKLKKGEKILLCVPESGRFAYSCALLTVC
- a CDS encoding ABC transporter permease, producing MELKADNLINIHNFLPHRKPMLMADYILELTPETVITSFEIKTDNIFVLNNEFVEAGLIENVAQTCSSILGQSFFKGPDVETKVIGFITNIKKIEIFALPKVGDNIISKASLISQYENICNIFCETFINDKLLIRAEINLFIQELKN
- a CDS encoding BtrH N-terminal domain-containing protein, which codes for MKITFEHHQTAHCENGVASNLLLNKGLKLSEPMIFGIGSGLFFVYLPFLKVNFAPGFSYRPMPGAIFSKAAKRLGIKIKRIKFSNPKEAQAALEKNLEQNIPTGLQVGVFNLTYFPEEYKFHFNAHNLVVYGKEDGKFLISDPVMDFATTLTEAELEKVRYAKGALAPKGHMYFPTHIPENVHLEEAIKKGIKDTCKNMLAPVPIIGVKAMRWVAKSIPKWAEKKGTKVTNHYLGQLIRMQEEIGTGGGGFRFIYGAFLQEASVILKNDELKELSKEITTIGDLWRDFAVDIARVYKNRNSKSDIYNQLSKSMLHIADLEEAFYKKLRKAI